The DNA window AGGTACTCGGCAATTCTAGGCGCAGTCGAGGTTCCTGCTACTAGCGGCGGGCGCTATGAATTTAGTGCTGTCAGACGCCGAATGATCGGGCTTGTACCTGTAGTCCATCGAACGACAGCAGGGATGCTAGGTCGCTCATACCAGTATATActatctaggtaggtaccatacctactaggtaaatacctgccagccagccagtcTATTGCGGCTTGCTGTGCTGTGGCGTCACTTCGAGCCCTGTCTCGACCCCATCCCAGCTTTGTTTACATACAACTCTAGCGTACCCCCTTCGTTGGTCGAGACAAGCAACACGAATTCCTCACTTCTGCGTGGCGCATCTCACCATGGCGCATCATCGCCTCCTTAGTGAAGACTCGGCCATCTTCTCGCCTTCAGTCGCTCGCATCGCTGCATCCACCGCCCGCGACTGGTCATATATTGACGCCTGGCTCTCTTCAAAATTCCACCCTCGCCCGGTCCCTTCTTTCGAGCGCAATAACGACACACTCAAGGCTCTCCTTGCCCTGGCATCTGCCAACGAAGCTGCCGACGAGGAACGTAACTTAGTTGCAAAAGCAGAGGCAGCTGCTTTGCAGGAGCTCACCGACTCCGAAGCCAATGCCGAGAACAATAGCCGACCGTTGAGAGAAGGCTTGATGGAAGCTGTGCAGCATAACTTGCCTGCTGATGGACATACAGCTCTTGACGCCATGGCAAGTGTAGCCCTTCAGTTCGGTATCGCCTTTCCAGAACCCGAGGCATTAGGTCAAGGCATGATTCAACTGCAATCGAGTATACACGACGCCGAACAAATGAAGGATCGTGTCAAGGTTCTGCATAAGCACATTGATGATGAAGCAGCTCGTATAAATGATATACTCGAGAACCTAAAAAGCGAAGAATATCAGCCTCCTGCGCATCTAGCCAAACAAAACCTTGACATGCAACGCAAGATCAAAGCGCTATCAACTAAACTG is part of the Fusarium poae strain DAOMC 252244 chromosome 4, whole genome shotgun sequence genome and encodes:
- a CDS encoding hypothetical protein (BUSCO:48785at5125) codes for the protein MAHHRLLSEDSAIFSPSVARIAASTARDWSYIDAWLSSKFHPRPVPSFERNNDTLKALLALASANEAADEERNLVAKAEAAALQELTDSEANAENNSRPLREGLMEAVQHNLPADGHTALDAMASVALQFGIAFPEPEALGQGMIQLQSSIHDAEQMKDRVKVLHKHIDDEAARINDILENLKSEEYQPPAHLAKQNLDMQRKIKALSTKLPELQDKVASLVASSHFSHPTVADLARDEQEYLSVVARKKELDLQLASFQGLPSNPDMARAELDELRQELRSIESQRDTVFEGLVERESPVKRRR